The following proteins are encoded in a genomic region of Gloeomargarita sp. SKYB120:
- the purN gene encoding phosphoribosylglycinamide formyltransferase yields the protein MPPDWPEYRGEPLRLGVLASGKGSNFTAIAQAIATGKLPAIVTGVVYNNPEAPVRERAKEAGVPCALINHRDYPDRESFDAAVVQTLQRWGAEWVIMAGWMRRATTVLLEPFGSRILNIHPSLLPSFPGTRAVEQALAAGVKITGCTVHRVILAVDQGPIIAQAAVPVLPGDTVATLHARIQEQEHRLYPPAILWAAVQE from the coding sequence GTGCCGCCAGACTGGCCGGAATACCGAGGCGAACCTTTGCGATTGGGCGTTTTGGCCTCCGGCAAGGGGAGTAACTTTACGGCGATTGCGCAGGCGATTGCGACGGGAAAATTACCGGCGATAGTCACGGGCGTGGTCTATAACAATCCTGAGGCGCCGGTGCGAGAACGGGCGAAGGAAGCGGGCGTTCCCTGTGCGTTGATCAACCACCGCGATTATCCCGACCGGGAGAGCTTTGATGCAGCCGTTGTCCAGACGTTGCAGCGCTGGGGAGCGGAGTGGGTGATCATGGCGGGGTGGATGCGCCGAGCGACGACGGTTTTGCTGGAACCCTTTGGGTCGCGGATTCTCAACATCCATCCCAGTTTGCTGCCGTCGTTTCCCGGTACCCGTGCGGTGGAACAGGCGCTGGCTGCTGGAGTGAAAATCACGGGCTGTACGGTGCATCGGGTGATCTTGGCGGTGGACCAGGGGCCGATTATTGCGCAGGCAGCGGTGCCCGTCCTTCCGGGTGATACGGTGGCGACGCTCCATGCCCGCATTCAGGAACAGGAACACCGGCTGTATCCCCCGGCGATTCTCTGGGCGGCGGTGCAGGAGTAG